TGCCCACGCCGCTGGATCCGCCGTCGGGCTGCCGGTTCCGGACCCGCTGCTGGAAGGCGACCGACCGGTGCGCGACGGAGACTCCCGCCCTCGTGCCGAGGGAGGGCGGCCGGCAGGCCACCGCCTGCCACCACCCCGAGACCGGGCCGCTGGCGTCGAGCGGCGACGCGGTGGCCGTACCGAATGAGGTGTCGCGATGAGCCTGTCCCCGGTGGAGGGTGAGGTCCGGGCGGAGATCGACCCGGCCGTCGACGGCGGCGGTGCCGCGAAGCGCGAGGTCGTCGGCCGGTCACCCGGACAGCTCGCCTGGGCCCGGCTGCGCCGGGACCGGACGGCGGTGGTCAGCGGCGCCGTGCTGCTGGTGCTGGTGGTGGTCGCGCTCGCCGCGCCGCTGATCTCGAAGCTGTACGGGGTCGGCCCGAACGAGCAGTTCCAGGAACTGCTGGACGGCAACGGCATGCCGCTCGGCTACGTCGGCGGGGTCAGTGGCGACCACTGGTTCGGGCTGGAGCCCGGCCTCGGCCGGGACATCTTCATCCGGATGGTGTACGGGCTGCGCACCTCGCTCTTCATCGCGTTCGCCGCCGCCGTGGTGACCACGACGATCGGTGTGATCACCGGTATCCTCGCCGGCTACCTGGGCGGCATGGTCGACACCGTGATCAGCTGGATCACCGACGTGGCGCTGGCCCTGCCGTTCCTGATCTTCGCGTTGGCCGTGGTGCCGACCGCGGCGCTGCGCTTCTACGGGCCGCGCGAGGAGGTGCCGGCCTGGTTCCAGGTCGCCGTGCTGATCAGCGTCTTCGCCGCGTTCAGCTGGACCAGCACCGCCCGGCTGGTCCGGGGCCAGGTGATCTCGCTGCGCGAACGGGAGTTCGTGGAGGCGGCCCGGGCCAGCGGTGCGGGGCTGGGGCACATGGTGTTCCGGCAACTCCTGCCGAACCTCTGGGCGCCGATCCTGGTGGCGTTCTCCCTCGCCGTGCCGCAGTACATCACCGGCGAGGCGGCGCTGTCGTTCCTCGGCATCGGGATCCTCGAACCCACCGCCGACTTCGGCCGGATGATCTTCCAGAGCATCCCGTACCTCCAGACCGACCCGGCCTACGTCTTCTTCCCGGGCATCACGATCTTCGCGCTGGTGCTCGCGTTCAACCTGTTCGGCGACTCGCTGCGCGACGCGCTCGACCCGAAGTCGTCCCGGTGAGGGGGCCCGAATCTCCATGACGCGATTTCTGGTTCGTCGGCTGCTCAGTGCCGTGATCACCCTCTTCGCGGTGAGCGTGCTGAGCTTCCTGATGTTCTTCGCGCTGCCCCGGGACCCGGTCAGCGGCATGTGCCCGAAGAACTGCAACGCCGAGCGGCTCGAACGGGTCCGCGACGAGTTGGGCCTGAACGACCCGCTGGTGCAGCAGTACGCGAACTACATGAAGGGCATCGTCACCGGGCGGGACCTGGGCAGTGCCCAGGGCGGCCGGTGCGACGCCCCCTGCCTCGGCTGGTCGTACGTGAACAACGAGGCGGTCACCGACACGCTGGTCCGGGTGCTGCCGGTGACGCTGAGCATCGTCTTCCCGGCGGCGATCCTCTGGCTGCTGGTCGGGGTGGGGCTGGGCATGGTCTCCGCGCTGCGCCGCGGCACCTGGCTGGACAAGGCGGCGATCGGCTTCTCGCTGACCGGGGCGTCGTTGCAGCTCTACTTCGTCGGCGCGGTGCTGCTGCTGATCTTCACCTACTCGCTGCGGATAACCCCGGTGCCCGGGTACACGTCGATATTCGAGAACCCGCTGAAGTGGGCGAGCGGGTTGGTGCTGGCCTGGGTCTCACTGGCGTTCCTGTTCTCCGCCAT
The nucleotide sequence above comes from Micromonospora pallida. Encoded proteins:
- a CDS encoding ABC transporter permease gives rise to the protein MSLSPVEGEVRAEIDPAVDGGGAAKREVVGRSPGQLAWARLRRDRTAVVSGAVLLVLVVVALAAPLISKLYGVGPNEQFQELLDGNGMPLGYVGGVSGDHWFGLEPGLGRDIFIRMVYGLRTSLFIAFAAAVVTTTIGVITGILAGYLGGMVDTVISWITDVALALPFLIFALAVVPTAALRFYGPREEVPAWFQVAVLISVFAAFSWTSTARLVRGQVISLREREFVEAARASGAGLGHMVFRQLLPNLWAPILVAFSLAVPQYITGEAALSFLGIGILEPTADFGRMIFQSIPYLQTDPAYVFFPGITIFALVLAFNLFGDSLRDALDPKSSR
- a CDS encoding ABC transporter permease produces the protein MTRFLVRRLLSAVITLFAVSVLSFLMFFALPRDPVSGMCPKNCNAERLERVRDELGLNDPLVQQYANYMKGIVTGRDLGSAQGGRCDAPCLGWSYVNNEAVTDTLVRVLPVTLSIVFPAAILWLLVGVGLGMVSALRRGTWLDKAAIGFSLTGASLQLYFVGAVLLLIFTYSLRITPVPGYTSIFENPLKWASGLVLAWVSLAFLFSAIYARLSRAQMLETLSEDFVRTARAKGLPKRTVYGRHALRAAITPVVTIAGLDVGSALGGTVITETTFGIQGLGRTAVDAVRSGDLPTIMATVLISAVFIVLANVIVDLLYAAIDPRVRLR